A stretch of the Macaca mulatta isolate MMU2019108-1 chromosome 16, T2T-MMU8v2.0, whole genome shotgun sequence genome encodes the following:
- the NATD1 gene encoding protein NATD1: MAHSAAAVPLGALEQSCPIRVEHDRRRRQFTVRLNGCHDRAVLLYEYVGKRIVDLQHTEVPDAYRGRGIAKHLAKAALDFVVEEDLKAHLTCWYIQKYVKENPLPQYLERLQP, encoded by the exons ATGGCGCACTCGGCGGCCGCCGTGCCGCTGGGCGCGCTGGAGCAGAGCTGCCCCATCCGCGTGGAGCACGACCGCCGGCGCCGCCAGTTCACTGTCCGGCTCAACG GATGTCATGACCGGGCCGTCCTGCTCTATGAGTACGTGGGCAAGCGGATCGTGGACCTGCAGCACACCGAGGTCCCAGATGCCTACCGTGGGCGCGGCATCGCCAAGCACCTCGCCAAG GCCGCCCTGGACTTCGTGGTGGAGGAGGACCTGAAGGCCCATCTCACCTGCTGGTACATCCAGAAGTACGTCAAGGAGAACCCCCTGCCGCAGTACCTGGAGCGCCTGCAGCCGTAA